One segment of Panthera leo isolate Ple1 chromosome A3, P.leo_Ple1_pat1.1, whole genome shotgun sequence DNA contains the following:
- the ZNF512B gene encoding zinc finger protein 512B has translation MTDPFCVGGGRRLPGSTKSGPGKDGGRNEVRLPVLHDPPKLGMPVVRGGQTVPSQGPLCFDPGSPASDRTEGKKKGRPKAENQALRDIPLSLMNQWKDEFKAHSRVKCPNSGCWLEFPSIYGLKYHYQRCQGGAISERLTFPCPFCEAAFTSKTQLEKHRIWNHMDRPLPAPKPGPVSRPVTISRPVGVSKPIGVSKPVTVGKPVGVSKPIGISKPVTVSRPVPVTKPVTVSRPVPVTKAITVSRPVPVTKPIPVTKSVPVTKPVPVTKGVSLNKPVPVTKSVPVTKPVTINKPVPMTKLVTVTKPMPVTKPVTVSRPIVVSKPVTVSRPIAISRHTPPCKMVLLTKSENKTPRATGRSSGKKRAADSLDACPILPKQARPENGEYGPSTTGHTSAFQLSTDPGSSPLSLGSRPLGSKEAPRATGPVSPPEEGAERTKHRRKQKTPKKFTGEQPSISGTFGLKGLAKAEDKSRMHRAKKQEGPGPEDVRKKVLAPASTVSKDVPAPTAHPAPGGPEEQWQRAIHERGEAVCPTCNVVTRKTLVGLKKHMEVCQKLQDALKCQHCRKQFKSKAGLNYHTMAEHSAKPSDAEASEGSEQEERERLRKVLKQMGRLRCPQEGCGAAFSSLMGYQYHQRRCGKPPCEVDSPSFPCTHCGKTYRSKAGHDYHMRSEHTAPPPEEPEDKPPETEDLLGVERTPSGRIRRTSAQVAVFHLQEIAEDELARDWTKRRVKDDLVPETARLNYTRPGLPTLNPQLLEAWKNEVKEKGHVNCPNDCCEAIYSSVSGLKAHLASCSKGDHLVGKYCCLLCPKEFSSESGVKYHILKTHAENWFRTSADPLPKHRSQDSLAPKKEEKKSLAGGKKRGRKPKERTPEEPAPKMPPRRDDWPPGGRDKGARGSAGRKVGASKAPEK, from the exons ATGACCGATCCCTTCTGTGTTGGAGGAGGCCGCCGGCTCCCCGGATCCACCAAGAGTGGACCTGGGAAGGATGGAGGCCGGAACGAAGTCCGACTTCCTGTGCTGCATGACCCACCAAAATTGG GGATGCCGGTGGTCCGGGGCGGGCAGACAGTGCCCAGCCAGGGCCCACTCTGCTTTGACCCGGGAAGTCCAGCCAGTGATAGGacggaagggaagaaaaaggggcGTCCGAAAGCCGAGAACCAGGCCCTCCGAGACATTCCT CTCTCCCTGATGAACCAGTGGAAAGATGAATTCAAGGCGCACTCAAGGGTGAAGTGTCCAAACTCAGGGTGCTGGCTGGAGTTCCCCAGCATCTACGGGCTCAAGTACCATTACCAGCGGTGCCAAGGG GGTGCCATCTCAGAAAGGCTGacctttccctgccccttctgTGAGGCTGCATTCACTTCCAAGACCCAGCTGGAGAAGCACCGGATTTGGAACCACATGGACCGACCCCTGCCTGCCCCTAAGCCTGGGCCGGTCAGCCGGCCGGTCACTATCAGCCGGCCCGTTGGGGTCAGCAAGCCCATTGGAGTGAGCAAACCCGTCACTGTTGGCAAACCCGTGGGTGTCAGCAAACCCATCGGCATCAGCAAGCCAGTGACGGTCAGCAGGCCTGTGCCGGTCACCAAGCCAGTGACGGTCAGCAGACCTGTGCCGGTCACCAAGGCTATCACGGTCAGCAGGCCTGTGCCGGTCACCAAACCCATACCGGTCACCAAGTCCGTGCCGGTCACCAAACCCGTGCCGGTCACCAAGGGAGTGAGTCTCAACAAGCCAGTGCCAGTCACCAAGTCCGTGCCGGTGACCAAACCAGTGACCATCAACAAACCGGTGCCGATGACAAAACTTGTGACAGTTACGAAACCCATGCCAGTCACGAAGCCGGTGACGGTCAGCAGGCCCATTGTGGTCAGTAAGCCAGTGACGGTCAGCAGGCCCATTGCCATCAGCAGACACACACCACCTTGCAAAATGGTGCTGCTGACCAAGTCCGAGAACAAAACTCCTCGAGCCACAGGGAGGAGCAGTGGTAAGAAAAG GGCTGCGGACAGCCTGGATGCATGCCCCATCCTGCCAAAGCAGGCGAGGCCGGAGAATGGGGAGTATGGCCCATCCACCACGGGCCACACCTCGGCCTTCCAGCTGAGCACAGACCCCGGCAGCAGCCCCCTTTCTCTGGGCAGCAGGCCCTTGGGGAGCAAGGAGGCACCGAGGGCCACAGGCCCTGTGTCCCCACCTGAGGAGGGAGCGGAGCGCACAAAGCACA gaaggaaacagaagacaccCAAGAAGTTTACAGGGGAGCAGCCGTCCATCTCAGGGACCTTCGGACTCAAAG GCCTGGCCAAGGCAGAGGACAAATCCCGCATGCACCGTGCCAAGAAGCAGGAGGGGCCGGGCCCCGAGGATGTGCGCAAGAAGGTGCTGGCTCCTGCTAGCACGGTCAGCAAGGACGTGCCGGCCCCCACGGCCCACCCAGCTCCAG GTGGCCCTGAGGAGCAGTGGCAGCGGGCCATCCATGAACGGGGGGAGGCTGTCTGCCCCACCTGCAATGTGGTCACCCGAAAGACCCTCGTAGGGCTTAAGAAGCACATGGAGGTGTGTCAGAAG CTACAGGATGCTCTCAAGTGCCAGCACTGCCGGAAACAGTTCAAGTCCAAGGCCGGCCTCAACTACCACACCATGGCGGAGCACAGCGCCAAG CCCTCTGACGCCGAGGCCTCGGAGGGGAGTGAGCAGGAGGAGCGGGAGCGGCTGCGCAAGGTGCTGAAGCAGATGGGGAGGCTGCGCTGCCCCCAGGAG GGCTGCGGGGCCGCCTTCTCCAGCCTCATGGGCTACCAGTACCACCAGCGACGCTGCGGAAAGCCTCCCTGTGAAGTGGACAGCCCCTCCTTTCCCTGCACCCACTGTGGAAAGACCTACCGCTCCAAGGCCGGACACGATTACCACATGCGCTCGGAGCACACAGCCCCA CCGCCTGAGGAGCCTGAGGACAAGCCCCCCGAAACTGAGGACCTCTTGGGTGTGGAGCGGACCCCCAGCGGCCGCATCCGCCGCACGTCAGCCCAGGTTGCCGTGTTCCACCTGCAAGAGATTGCAGAGGACGAACTGGCTCGAGACTGGACCAAGCGGCGGGTGAAGGATGACTTAGTACCTGAGACTGCCCGG CTCAACTATACTCGGCCAGGCCTCCCCACACTTAACCCCCAGTTGTTGGAGGCGTGGAAGAATGAAGTCAAGGAGAAAGGCCACGTCAACTGCCCCAATGAC TGCTGTGAAGCCATCTACTCCAGTGTGTCCGGCCTTAAGGCCCACCTCGCCAGCTGCAGCAAG GGAGACCACCTGGTGGGAAAGTACTGCTGTCTGCTGTGTCCAAAGGAGTTCAGCTCTGAGAGTGGCGTCAAATATCACATCCTCAAGACCCATGCAGAG AACTGGTTCCGTACTTCGGCTGACCCACTTCCCAAACACAGGAGCCAGGACTCACTGGCAcccaagaaggaagagaagaagagtcTGGCAGGTGGGAAGAAGCGAGGCCGAAAGCCCAAGGAGCGGACCCCTGAGGAGCCCGCACCCAAGATGCCCCCACGTCGAGACGActggcccccaggaggcagagacaaaggggcCCGGGGCTCCGCTGGCCGGAAGGTGGGAGCCAGCAAAGCTCCTGAGAAGTGA
- the SAMD10 gene encoding sterile alpha motif domain-containing protein 10 has translation MFTELRTKLSPPRGRAGAVRAGFGERRDVDATAHFSFCRTLLDHTVSTESIPCHLPRTPGTSLTWHDSRSQRAAGGRPVKLLQQPGTEAPQGRLYSDHYGLYHTSPSLGGLTRPVVLWSQQDVCKWLKKHCPHNYLVYVEAFSQHAITGRALLRLNGEKLQRMGLAQEAQRQEVLQQVLRLQVREEGRSLQLLSQASFGNMS, from the exons ATGTTCACGGAGCTAAGGACCAAGCTGAGCCCCCCGCGAGGCCGCGCCGGGGCTGTGCGCGCCGGCTTCGGGGAGCGCCGGGATGTGGACG CCACGGCACACTTCAGCTTCTGCCGAACCCTCCTGGATCACACAGTGTCCACTGAGAGCATCCCTTGTCACCTGCCTCGGACGCCAGGCACCAGCCTCACGTGGCACGACTCCCGTAGCCAGAGGGCCGCTGGCGGCCGGCCAGTCAAGCTCCTGCAGCAGCCTGGCACAGAGGCCCCCCAG GGCCGGCTATACTCCGACCACTATGGTCTGTACCACACAAGTCCCTCACTGGGTGGCCTGACGAGGCCTGTGGTTCTGTGGAGTCAGCAGGACGTCTGCAAGTGGCTCAAGAAGCACTGTCCCCACAACTACCTCGTCTACGTGGAGGCCTTCTCCCAGCACGCCATCACAG gccGGGCGCTGCTGAGGCTGAATGGGGAGAAACTGCAGCGGATGGGGCTGGCACAGGAGGCGCAGCGGCAGGAGGTGCTGCAGCAGGTGCTGCGCCTGCAGGTGCGCGAGGAGGGGCGGAGCCTGCAGCTGCTGAGCCAAG CCTCCTTTGGAAACATGTCCTAG